A single region of the Anaerostipes rhamnosivorans genome encodes:
- the thiS gene encoding sulfur carrier protein ThiS, whose amino-acid sequence MEQKRSVGCALAHFVLCLSALEKERRIIMRVNGKEMPLESVQTLEEFLLGEGYHLKHIAVERNGQIAPKQEYGQIILSEADTLEIVSFVGGG is encoded by the coding sequence ATGGAACAAAAACGCTCCGTGGGATGCGCACTCGCCCACTTTGTTCTTTGTTTGTCAGCTCTTGAAAAAGAAAGGAGAATCATCATGCGTGTCAATGGAAAGGAAATGCCGCTTGAGTCTGTTCAGACTCTGGAAGAATTTCTTCTGGGGGAGGGCTATCATTTAAAGCACATCGCGGTGGAGAGAAACGGGCAGATTGCCCCGAAGCAGGAGTATGGACAGATCATACTCTCAGAGGCGGACACTCTGGAGATCGTCAGCTTCGTAGGCGGTGGATGA
- a CDS encoding thiamine phosphate synthase, translating into MNTQWIAVTNRKLCLQDYLEVIRILAGQGLKTILLREKDLDERAYEQLAAECMEICRREGASLTLHGHLEAARKLHADRIHLPFSVFRESLGKMDEFSHVSTSIHAVEEAVEAEQMGAEFVIAGHIFQTDCKKGVPPRGLSFLRETVQAVSIPVYAIGGITPLNIEEVLTAGAAGGCMMSGFMKSPKIIDKP; encoded by the coding sequence ATGAACACACAATGGATCGCAGTGACCAACAGGAAGCTTTGTTTACAGGATTATTTAGAGGTCATCCGCATTTTAGCCGGACAGGGATTAAAGACCATCCTCCTGCGGGAAAAAGATCTTGATGAACGTGCTTATGAGCAGCTGGCCGCAGAGTGCATGGAGATCTGCCGCAGGGAGGGGGCATCCCTTACCCTGCATGGTCACTTGGAGGCGGCCAGAAAGCTTCACGCAGACCGCATTCACCTGCCGTTTTCTGTCTTTCGGGAAAGCCTGGGCAAGATGGATGAGTTTTCTCATGTGAGCACTTCCATTCATGCGGTGGAGGAAGCAGTGGAAGCAGAGCAGATGGGAGCGGAATTTGTCATCGCAGGACATATCTTTCAGACAGACTGCAAGAAAGGGGTTCCGCCCAGAGGCCTTTCGTTCTTAAGAGAAACGGTCCAGGCGGTATCCATCCCTGTCTATGCCATCGGAGGTATTACACCACTTAATATAGAAGAGGTTCTGACAGCCGGAGCGGCCGGAGGATGTATGATGTCAGGCTTCATGAAGTCGCCTAAAATCATTGACAAGCCTTAA
- a CDS encoding small, acid-soluble spore protein, alpha/beta type, whose translation MSKEKDFMEKSYEEMTEDERLKYEIAVEIGLADKVREEGWKALSASETGRIGGLMTKRKKQQKAQEAED comes from the coding sequence ATGTCCAAAGAAAAAGATTTTATGGAAAAATCCTACGAAGAAATGACGGAAGATGAGCGTTTAAAATACGAGATCGCAGTGGAGATCGGACTGGCTGACAAGGTCAGGGAGGAAGGCTGGAAAGCACTTTCTGCCAGTGAGACCGGAAGGATCGGCGGCCTGATGACCAAGCGAAAGAAACAGCAAAAGGCACAGGAAGCAGAAGACTGA
- the thiF gene encoding sulfur carrier protein ThiS adenylyltransferase ThiF, with amino-acid sequence MLSREQFELELTRRQTPEVRKKLKEGCVAVAGLGGLGSNIALMLARTGVKKLFLVDFDTVDPSNLNRQAYTIPQMGMKKTDAIQELIRQVNPWMELETFDGRVTEANVEKLFEPYPVICEAFDTPESKAVLVNGVISRLPGSVLISGNGMAGSYSSNLIRTDKKMNRLYVCGDGVHGISKTESLTAARVNICAGHEANMAIRLILGEKEV; translated from the coding sequence ATGCTTTCAAGAGAACAGTTTGAACTTGAGCTGACCAGGCGCCAGACACCGGAAGTGAGGAAAAAGCTCAAAGAGGGATGTGTGGCCGTGGCAGGACTTGGAGGCCTGGGCTCCAATATCGCACTGATGCTTGCGAGGACAGGGGTTAAAAAGCTGTTTCTTGTTGATTTTGACACAGTGGACCCATCCAATTTAAACCGGCAGGCTTACACGATCCCTCAGATGGGAATGAAAAAAACAGATGCCATCCAAGAACTCATCAGGCAGGTGAATCCCTGGATGGAACTGGAGACGTTTGACGGCAGGGTCACGGAGGCAAATGTAGAAAAGCTGTTTGAACCCTATCCGGTCATATGTGAGGCGTTTGACACGCCGGAATCCAAAGCCGTGCTGGTAAACGGGGTCATATCCAGGCTGCCTGGATCTGTACTGATCTCAGGAAACGGGATGGCGGGTTCCTACAGCTCCAATCTAATCCGGACGGACAAGAAAATGAACCGCCTTTATGTGTGCGGGGATGGCGTCCACGGGATCTCAAAGACAGAATCCCTGACCGCCGCAAGAGTAAACATCTGTGCCGGACATGAGGCAAATATGGCGATACGATTGATCTTAGGAGAAAAAGAGGTATAA
- a CDS encoding HAD hydrolase family protein, translating into MKKKYCFFDIDGTLTDRSTNQVVPSALEALRKLEENGHFVAIATGRAHYKADLFIQSNGFKNMVCNGGNGFVIDNKFVENIPLDREGCIKIIEETEKLGYGWCIAVDDTKDVYMTNDLFLRQVGKRKEPTRYIIDDTMDYHEVEDFYKIYVAIPKEEEDALTTKELIGNLRFEPEYLMFQPDNKREGIVKMMQHLNGPLEDVVVFGDDYNDLDMFSPQWFSIAMGNGCQELKDKADYVTDTNVNDGIKKACEHFGWI; encoded by the coding sequence ATGAAAAAGAAATATTGCTTTTTTGACATTGACGGAACATTGACCGACCGCTCGACAAATCAGGTAGTGCCCAGTGCACTGGAGGCACTGAGAAAGCTGGAAGAAAACGGACATTTTGTAGCCATTGCCACGGGAAGAGCCCACTATAAGGCAGATCTGTTCATCCAGTCCAATGGATTTAAGAACATGGTATGCAACGGGGGAAACGGGTTTGTCATTGACAACAAATTTGTGGAAAACATTCCTCTGGACCGAGAAGGATGCATTAAGATCATTGAAGAGACAGAAAAGCTCGGATATGGCTGGTGTATCGCCGTGGACGACACAAAGGATGTATACATGACCAATGACCTGTTTTTACGGCAGGTGGGAAAAAGAAAAGAACCGACCCGCTATATCATTGATGACACTATGGATTATCATGAGGTCGAGGATTTTTATAAGATTTATGTGGCGATCCCAAAAGAGGAAGAAGATGCTCTTACCACAAAGGAATTGATCGGAAATCTCCGGTTTGAGCCGGAATATCTGATGTTCCAGCCGGACAATAAAAGAGAAGGCATCGTCAAGATGATGCAGCACTTAAATGGGCCGCTGGAGGATGTTGTAGTATTTGGAGACGATTACAATGACCTGGATATGTTCAGCCCTCAGTGGTTTTCCATCGCCATGGGAAATGGATGCCAGGAATTAAAGGACAAGGCAGACTATGTGACGGACACCAATGTCAACGACGGCATTAAAAAGGCCTGTGAGCATTTTGGCTGGATATAA
- the addA gene encoding helicase-exonuclease AddAB subunit AddA: MPWTEQQKQVIAERDCSLLVSAAAGSGKTAVLVERIIEKISAKKDPVDVDRLLVVTYTHAAANEMKERIRKAIEKKVEEEPENEHLIRQLSLIHKAQITTIHSFCLNLIRDYYYKLDLDPNFAIGDQGQMELMKLEVLDDVLEEAYEEQSDAFVEFIESYIPGKNDDRLKDYVLGLYESSRSHIDPLGWLSEAKKGFQIRTKEELHHAVWMKEILKDVKAVAASACAVIKEAVDTASEPQGPYFYLPTLSKDLEAMEQFQAAETYEEFGNVFLSFSKPRLNGRKKKDDVIDVRLQDDCKELRKKAYDLIDSIRGSYFYKPESEIIRQIRMVRQPMEGFIDLTKRFYQRFMDRKKLDNLLDFSDLEHLALELLTEGFDEKGNPAVSAIAREKAEYYHEIYIDEYQDSNFLQDAILQSVSMKSLGGNNVFMVGDVKQSIYSFRLARPELFIEKYHGYQRDGKNAKLIELRNNFRSRREVLNTVNDIFYQIMHTTLGNIEYTKDVALVPSFPYEEAEGTGGNAELLLVGRDWAEASEDDKDVLEARMIADRIRKLVDGPSPQMVLDHDEKGNEIYRKAEYRDIVILLRSVKGNAEKIQEVLMDAGIPAVSSSQSGYFDTVEVRVVLSLLTVVDNLYADIEMAAFLRSPMIGMTGEDLARLKLDGKKIHLYDCLKETPEDHKKAAKALSVLKKLREAKTYLSLHELLWMAFDLTGYYHYAGAMPQGAKRQGNLLMLVEQAKSYEASRYKGVFHFIRYMEQCKEYNMDFGEANPLNGNDNLVTITSIHKSKGLEYPIVFLSKTHKKFNLRDTSGSLLFHPDYFIGPDLVNIRQRTKQPTIMKGMISRQLIKDSLGEELRVLYVALTRAKEKLIMTGVQGSRHQFREGSAISYVDLLNARSYLEWLLMAAGHMDQSPLEIRFLSEEDVALASVEEVFTSYRDKGILTDALESMAGTEEAQDMKRAFAYQYPYELERDGRLKYSVSEIKRMSQAAEPSEAYRPQQETEPLYPKFLKKEAEISKASRGTAVHKVMELLDFSSEYTPKLLEEQVHQWALEGKLEEGMETLIPRDDIMAFLKSDLGQRIKKAAERKEDYKEAQFVMGVKFREMEPEAKSDDYVVLQGIIDLYFKEGKELVLVDYKTDRVKPGEEEILVSRYRTQLQYYKKALEQMEQKRVKECYIYSVPLRKAISL; encoded by the coding sequence ATGCCTTGGACTGAACAACAAAAGCAGGTCATAGCGGAGAGAGATTGCAGCCTTTTAGTGTCTGCCGCGGCAGGATCTGGAAAGACGGCGGTGCTGGTGGAGAGGATCATTGAAAAGATTTCTGCCAAGAAAGATCCGGTGGATGTGGATCGGCTGCTTGTGGTAACTTACACTCATGCGGCGGCCAATGAGATGAAGGAAAGAATACGGAAAGCTATTGAAAAGAAGGTGGAGGAGGAGCCGGAAAATGAGCACCTCATCCGTCAGCTTTCCCTGATCCACAAGGCCCAGATTACAACGATCCACAGCTTCTGCCTGAACCTGATCAGAGATTACTATTATAAACTGGACCTGGATCCCAACTTTGCCATCGGTGACCAGGGCCAGATGGAACTTATGAAGCTGGAGGTACTGGATGATGTGCTGGAGGAAGCCTATGAGGAGCAGAGTGATGCGTTTGTAGAGTTTATCGAGAGCTATATTCCGGGCAAAAATGATGACAGGCTCAAGGACTATGTCCTTGGCCTCTATGAGAGCTCCAGAAGCCACATTGACCCCTTAGGCTGGCTGTCAGAGGCCAAGAAGGGTTTTCAGATCCGCACAAAGGAGGAACTACACCACGCAGTCTGGATGAAGGAGATATTAAAAGATGTCAAGGCAGTGGCGGCATCTGCCTGTGCGGTGATAAAAGAGGCAGTCGATACGGCATCGGAACCACAGGGCCCTTACTTTTATCTGCCCACATTATCTAAAGATCTGGAAGCGATGGAGCAGTTTCAGGCGGCAGAGACTTATGAGGAATTCGGAAATGTATTTCTTTCTTTTTCTAAACCACGTCTGAACGGGAGAAAGAAAAAGGACGATGTCATTGACGTCCGGCTTCAAGATGACTGTAAGGAACTGAGAAAGAAGGCGTATGATCTGATCGACTCCATCAGAGGCAGCTATTTTTATAAACCGGAAAGTGAGATCATCCGCCAGATTCGTATGGTCCGCCAGCCTATGGAAGGTTTTATAGACCTAACAAAGCGGTTTTACCAACGTTTTATGGACCGGAAAAAGCTTGATAATCTGCTGGATTTCAGCGATCTGGAACACCTGGCTCTGGAACTTTTGACAGAAGGCTTTGATGAGAAGGGGAATCCGGCTGTCAGCGCTATTGCCAGAGAAAAGGCAGAATATTACCATGAGATCTATATCGATGAATACCAGGACAGCAACTTTCTTCAGGACGCGATTCTGCAGAGTGTGTCTATGAAAAGTCTTGGCGGAAATAATGTCTTTATGGTGGGGGATGTCAAGCAGAGTATTTACAGTTTCCGTCTGGCAAGGCCGGAACTTTTCATTGAAAAATACCACGGCTATCAGCGGGACGGAAAGAATGCAAAGCTCATAGAACTGAGAAACAATTTTAGAAGCCGCAGGGAGGTTCTTAACACCGTCAATGATATCTTCTATCAGATTATGCACACCACTCTTGGAAATATCGAATATACCAAGGATGTGGCACTGGTTCCGAGTTTCCCTTATGAAGAGGCAGAAGGTACAGGCGGAAACGCCGAACTGCTTTTGGTGGGCAGGGATTGGGCGGAGGCCTCTGAGGATGATAAAGATGTTCTGGAGGCAAGGATGATCGCGGACCGGATCAGGAAACTGGTGGACGGACCTTCACCCCAGATGGTGCTGGATCATGATGAAAAGGGCAACGAGATCTACCGGAAAGCAGAGTACAGGGATATTGTCATTCTCCTGCGCTCTGTCAAGGGAAATGCGGAAAAGATCCAGGAGGTATTGATGGACGCCGGAATCCCGGCTGTTTCAAGCAGTCAGAGTGGATATTTTGATACAGTGGAGGTCCGTGTGGTCTTAAGTCTGCTCACAGTGGTGGACAATCTGTATGCGGATATTGAAATGGCCGCCTTTCTCCGTTCGCCGATGATCGGTATGACAGGGGAAGACCTGGCAAGGCTGAAACTTGATGGGAAGAAAATACATCTGTATGACTGTCTTAAAGAGACGCCGGAGGATCATAAAAAGGCCGCAAAGGCATTGTCAGTGCTTAAAAAACTCAGGGAGGCAAAAACCTATCTGTCCCTCCATGAGCTGCTTTGGATGGCCTTTGACTTGACCGGATATTATCATTATGCCGGCGCTATGCCCCAGGGAGCCAAACGCCAGGGCAACCTTTTAATGCTGGTGGAACAGGCTAAGTCTTATGAAGCCAGCCGTTATAAGGGGGTATTTCATTTTATTCGCTACATGGAACAGTGTAAAGAATACAACATGGATTTCGGCGAGGCCAATCCGCTGAATGGTAATGATAATCTGGTCACCATCACCAGTATCCATAAGAGCAAGGGGCTGGAATATCCTATTGTGTTTCTTTCCAAAACCCATAAGAAGTTTAATCTAAGGGATACCAGCGGAAGCCTTTTGTTCCACCCGGACTATTTTATAGGGCCGGATCTTGTAAATATCAGGCAGAGGACGAAACAACCGACCATTATGAAAGGTATGATCTCAAGACAGCTGATTAAAGATTCTTTAGGGGAAGAACTGAGGGTTCTGTATGTGGCTCTTACAAGAGCCAAAGAAAAGCTGATTATGACAGGGGTCCAGGGAAGCCGGCATCAGTTCAGAGAGGGGAGCGCCATCTCCTATGTGGATCTTTTAAATGCACGGTCTTATCTGGAATGGCTCCTCATGGCTGCCGGACATATGGATCAAAGTCCGTTGGAGATCCGCTTTTTATCAGAGGAAGATGTGGCACTGGCCAGCGTGGAGGAAGTCTTTACATCCTACAGAGACAAGGGAATACTGACGGATGCACTGGAATCCATGGCGGGGACAGAGGAGGCCCAGGATATGAAACGTGCCTTTGCCTACCAATATCCATATGAGCTGGAAAGAGACGGGAGGCTTAAGTACTCTGTGTCGGAGATCAAGAGAATGTCCCAGGCCGCAGAACCTTCCGAAGCATATCGGCCCCAGCAGGAAACAGAGCCGCTCTATCCGAAATTCCTAAAAAAAGAAGCAGAGATTTCTAAAGCTTCCCGGGGAACGGCGGTCCACAAGGTCATGGAGCTTCTGGATTTTTCATCGGAATATACGCCAAAACTGCTGGAAGAACAAGTCCATCAGTGGGCTTTAGAAGGCAAACTTGAGGAAGGTATGGAGACCTTGATCCCCAGGGATGATATCATGGCATTTTTGAAGTCAGACCTGGGACAGAGAATCAAAAAGGCAGCGGAAAGAAAGGAAGATTATAAGGAAGCGCAGTTTGTCATGGGGGTCAAGTTCCGAGAAATGGAGCCAGAGGCCAAAAGCGATGACTATGTTGTGCTTCAGGGTATTATCGACCTATATTTTAAAGAAGGAAAAGAGCTGGTCCTGGTGGATTACAAGACAGACAGGGTAAAGCCGGGAGAGGAAGAAATCCTCGTTTCCAGGTACCGCACGCAGCTGCAGTATTATAAAAAAGCCCTGGAACAGATGGAGCAAAAAAGAGTCAAAGAATGTTACATTTACTCAGTTCCTCTGAGGAAGGCTATTAGTTTATAA
- a CDS encoding amidohydrolase family protein, with product MKNFALKGDIIFTPTPEKFQSAQDSYIVCEDGMVSGIWKELPERFSGIRVLDYSGRLIFPGLCDLHIHAPQYSFRGMGMDMELLSWLETYTFPEEAKYGDLEYAQKAYEIFTNDLRKSATSRVNVFATIHGEATVLLMDLLEKAGMRGFAGKVNMDRNCPDYYKEKDADTSVQDTWSWYESVKDRTGIRPILSPRFLPTCSDRLMEQLKEVQKKTGLYMQTHLSENPGEVEWVKELAPWSEFYGDAYDHFGMFGNHGKTVMAHCVYSGKEERDLMSKRGVYVAHCPQSNLNLSSGIAPVRAMMEEGLHVGLGTDMAGGASLSILRVMTDAVQVSKMYWRYLDQDKKPLSASEAFYLGTKGGGSFFGNVGSFEQGCEFDAVVLNDTPIKTALDPDMEQRMERAMYLSQNEHIMAKYIHGQEVFRR from the coding sequence ATGAAGAATTTTGCTTTAAAAGGAGATATTATTTTTACACCCACACCTGAAAAGTTTCAGTCAGCACAGGATTCTTATATAGTCTGTGAAGACGGAATGGTGAGCGGCATATGGAAGGAACTGCCGGAACGGTTTTCAGGTATCCGTGTTTTAGATTACAGCGGAAGACTTATTTTCCCGGGACTCTGCGATCTACATATCCATGCGCCCCAGTATTCGTTTAGGGGGATGGGAATGGATATGGAGCTGCTTTCCTGGCTGGAGACTTATACCTTTCCCGAAGAAGCTAAGTACGGTGATTTGGAATACGCGCAAAAAGCATATGAGATATTCACTAATGATTTAAGAAAGAGCGCCACATCTAGAGTCAATGTTTTTGCCACGATCCATGGAGAAGCTACGGTGCTGCTGATGGATCTGCTTGAGAAAGCGGGGATGAGAGGTTTTGCTGGGAAGGTCAATATGGACCGGAACTGTCCAGATTACTACAAGGAAAAGGATGCAGATACATCCGTACAAGATACATGGAGTTGGTATGAATCCGTGAAGGACAGAACGGGGATTCGTCCCATCCTTTCACCGAGATTCCTGCCGACCTGTTCTGACCGTCTGATGGAGCAGCTTAAAGAAGTTCAGAAAAAGACCGGTCTGTATATGCAGACCCATCTCTCGGAGAATCCGGGAGAGGTAGAATGGGTAAAGGAGCTGGCTCCGTGGTCAGAATTTTACGGAGATGCCTATGACCATTTCGGGATGTTTGGGAATCATGGAAAAACTGTCATGGCCCACTGTGTTTATTCAGGAAAAGAGGAACGAGACTTGATGAGCAAGAGGGGCGTCTACGTCGCGCACTGCCCACAGTCAAATCTGAATCTGTCCTCCGGCATCGCTCCGGTACGGGCAATGATGGAAGAAGGCCTGCATGTGGGCCTTGGGACGGATATGGCAGGAGGTGCCTCTCTCTCCATTCTGCGGGTGATGACCGATGCGGTACAGGTCTCCAAGATGTACTGGAGATATCTGGACCAGGACAAAAAGCCGTTGTCCGCATCAGAAGCTTTTTATCTGGGGACAAAAGGGGGCGGGAGCTTTTTTGGAAATGTCGGAAGTTTTGAACAGGGCTGTGAGTTTGATGCTGTGGTGCTTAACGACACACCGATCAAGACCGCTCTTGACCCGGACATGGAACAGCGGATGGAAAGGGCTATGTATTTAAGCCAAAATGAGCACATCATGGCCAAGTATATACACGGACAAGAGGTTTTCCGGCGCTGA
- a CDS encoding thiazole synthase, whose product MKDTLKIGTKEFTSRFLLGTGKFSLEKTAEVISAADAQIVTMALRRVKEAGSSNILEYIPDTVTLLPNTSGARNAQEAVRIARLAKAVGCGDFIKIEVIRDTKYLMPDNNETVKATEILAREGFTVLPYISPDLNAARDLVDAGAAAVMPLAAPIGSNKGLLTKDFIQMLIENIDLPVIVDAGIGKPSEACAAMEMGADAVLANTAVATANDVAAMAGAFRMAVDAGRKAYLAGLGRVLNQGSDASSPLTGFLED is encoded by the coding sequence ATGAAAGATACATTAAAAATCGGAACAAAAGAATTTACATCAAGGTTTCTGCTTGGAACCGGAAAGTTCAGCCTTGAAAAGACCGCTGAGGTGATCAGCGCGGCAGATGCCCAGATCGTTACCATGGCTCTGCGGAGGGTGAAAGAGGCCGGATCCAGCAACATTTTAGAGTACATACCGGATACAGTGACTCTGCTGCCAAATACGTCCGGTGCCAGGAACGCCCAGGAGGCAGTACGGATCGCAAGGCTGGCAAAGGCAGTAGGATGCGGGGATTTTATTAAGATCGAAGTGATCCGGGATACAAAATATCTCATGCCGGATAATAATGAGACTGTCAAAGCCACAGAGATTCTGGCAAGGGAAGGATTTACAGTGCTGCCATACATAAGCCCTGATCTGAATGCTGCCAGGGATCTTGTGGACGCGGGAGCCGCTGCGGTCATGCCTTTGGCGGCCCCGATTGGGAGCAACAAAGGACTTCTCACCAAAGACTTTATACAGATGCTCATTGAGAATATCGACCTTCCTGTGATCGTGGACGCAGGCATAGGCAAACCGTCTGAGGCATGTGCGGCAATGGAGATGGGAGCAGATGCCGTACTGGCAAACACAGCGGTGGCCACGGCAAACGACGTAGCGGCTATGGCAGGGGCATTCAGAATGGCAGTGGATGCCGGAAGAAAAGCTTACCTTGCAGGCCTGGGGCGAGTGCTTAATCAGGGCAGCGATGCGTCTTCCCCGCTGACAGGATTTTTGGAGGACTAG
- the thiH gene encoding 2-iminoacetate synthase ThiH → MEILDKVLKEYKEYDYNSYTRNDVASALSKDTIDVEDYKALLSPKAMEFLEPMARRAKQETMKHFGNSVCLFTPLYIANYCVNHCVYCGFNCTNKIHRAKLSMEEIEKEYQAIARTGLKEILILTGESKTASSVEYIGDAVELAKKYFSTIGIEVYPMDVDEYEYIHKKGADFVSVYQETYNTKTYDQVHLSGPKKVFSYRFNAQERALLGGMRGVGCGALLGLDDFRKDAFASGIHASLLQKKYPQAEVSFSVPRLRPYKNNETNDAKDVHEKQLLQVMLAHRLFMPFAGITISTRERAGFRDNVVGMAATKISAGVSTGVGGHEEEEKGDAQFMISDPRSVDEVVQMLGHRGMQGIYTDYVRV, encoded by the coding sequence ATGGAAATATTAGATAAAGTACTGAAAGAATATAAGGAATATGACTATAACAGTTATACCAGAAATGATGTAGCATCGGCGCTTTCCAAGGATACCATTGATGTGGAAGACTATAAGGCTCTTCTGTCCCCTAAAGCCATGGAGTTTTTGGAGCCTATGGCAAGACGGGCCAAGCAAGAGACTATGAAGCACTTCGGCAACAGCGTCTGTCTGTTTACTCCCCTTTATATCGCCAACTACTGTGTGAATCACTGTGTATACTGCGGATTTAACTGTACAAACAAGATCCACAGAGCAAAGCTTTCCATGGAGGAGATCGAAAAGGAATACCAGGCCATCGCAAGGACCGGGCTGAAAGAAATCCTGATTCTCACGGGAGAGTCCAAAACGGCGTCCAGTGTGGAGTACATCGGAGATGCAGTGGAACTGGCCAAAAAGTATTTTTCCACCATTGGCATTGAAGTCTACCCGATGGATGTGGATGAATACGAATATATCCATAAAAAAGGTGCTGATTTTGTCAGCGTATATCAGGAGACATACAACACCAAAACTTATGACCAGGTCCATTTAAGCGGGCCGAAAAAGGTATTCTCCTATCGTTTCAATGCCCAGGAACGGGCGCTTCTGGGTGGAATGAGAGGGGTTGGATGCGGCGCCCTGCTGGGACTCGATGATTTCAGAAAGGATGCATTCGCCTCAGGCATCCATGCATCACTATTGCAGAAAAAATATCCCCAGGCGGAGGTATCATTTTCTGTACCAAGATTGAGACCGTATAAAAATAACGAAACAAACGATGCCAAAGATGTCCATGAAAAACAGCTGCTTCAGGTGATGCTGGCCCACCGTCTGTTTATGCCGTTTGCGGGCATCACCATCTCCACAAGGGAGCGGGCAGGATTCCGTGACAACGTGGTAGGCATGGCAGCAACCAAAATCTCCGCGGGAGTCAGCACGGGAGTCGGCGGACACGAGGAAGAGGAGAAGGGTGACGCACAATTTATGATCTCCGATCCGAGAAGTGTGGATGAGGTAGTCCAGATGCTCGGACATCGGGGGATGCAGGGAATTTATACGGACTATGTGAGGGTTTAG